One genomic window of Solanum dulcamara chromosome 12, daSolDulc1.2, whole genome shotgun sequence includes the following:
- the LOC129876498 gene encoding uncharacterized protein LOC129876498, translated as MVDRQTVCSMCGDVGFPDKLFRCYKCRHRFQHSYCTNYYSESSEAIQVCDWCQSEGKSSTSSSSKAVGVWDNLGIVNRSEYSGDNKIKQNDHKGEESATTDQGAKINSNGTPSPRTATRRYKLLKDVMC; from the exons ATGGTGGATCGTCAAACAGTTTGCTCCATGTGTGGTGATGTAGGCTTTCCGGACAAACTTTTTCGTTGCTACAAGTGCCGTCACCGATTTCAACACTC GTATTGTACCAACTACTACAGCGAATCATCGGAGGCAATACAAGTGTGTGATTGGTGTCAAAGTGAGGGAAAAAGTTCGACTTCTTCCTCCAGTAAAGCAGTTGGAGTTTGGGATAATTTAGGAATCGTCAATAGGTCGGAATATTCAGGAGATAATAAAATCAAGCAAAATGATCATAAGGGGGAAGAAAGTGCTACTACTGATCAAGGAGCAAAAATTAATTCTAATGGTACACCTTCACCCAGGACAGCAACTCGTAGATACAAGCTTCTTAAGGATGTCATGTGTTAA
- the LOC129875752 gene encoding uncharacterized mitochondrial protein AtMg00810-like — protein MNQRKYALELISECGLAGGKTNATPLEQNQKLTSIEYDNQFNITDDAELEDRRTYQRLIGRLLQPGLGLLMSSRKSGKINAFCDADWASCLLSKKSVIGFGIKFGDSLVSWKSKKQSTVSRSSAEAEYRSMATTVAELVWLQGLLQEIGAHVELPMDLHCDNKAAMQIASNPMYH, from the exons ATGAATCAAAGGAAATATGCCTTAGAGCTAATATCTGAATGTGGATTAGCTGGAGGGAAAACAAATGCGACACCACTTGAGCAGAACCAGAAGCTTACAAGTATAGAGTATGATAATCAATTCAATATCACAGATGATGCTGAACTAGAGGATAGAAGAACATATCAGAGGTTGATTGGGAGACTGCT GCAGCCTGGATTAGGACTACTGATGAGCAGCAGAAAGTCAGGGAAGATAAATGCCTTTTGTGATGCTGATTGGGCATCATGCTTGCTATCCAAGAAATCTGTAATAGGTTTTGGAATAAAGTTTGGAGATTCCTTGGTGTCATGGAAATCGAAAAAACAAAGCACTGTTTCCAGAAGTTCAGCAGAAGCTGAATATAGGAGTATGGCTACCACTGTTGCAGAACTAGTTTGGCTGCAAGGTTTGTTACAGGAAATTGGGGCTCACGTTGAATTGCCTATGGACTTACACTGCGATAACAAAGCAGCAATGCAAATAGCCTCTAACCCAATGTATCATTAG